In Terriglobales bacterium, the sequence CCCGGGTTCTACGCGATAGAGAGGAACTTGAGGGTGCCCGCGCCGTGCCGTTCGGCGCTAACCTGGGACGGAGTAGGCACTCGAGCACCGCAAGGGCAGAACAGGATAGCTTGTGGGCGCGCATACGATCACAATTCTTCTCGCTGCTTACTACCGTTCCTGCAATCCTTTTCGAACCTAAGTTCATAGTGGGCTTTAAATCACGCCACGGCGTTCTAACGCCAGGGCTGAAAGAAGGACTACGCCCAAGAGCCCAACTTGGTGTAAGGTTCTCCTCACATCTTGCCAGCAATCCTGTTTTGCAGCCGAGCGCGAGCAGTGAATCGGTCAAAATTCGAGTGGTCAAGGCAAATGCGCGATTTTGGCCCGTTGGATTCAGAGGTGCCTTGGTGTTTCTTCCGTCATCGGAGTGTTACCGGAGCCGAGAGGAGCGCACGTTCAGCGGGATTCTCTCTGGTCGAAATGATGACCGTCGTTGTGATCATAGTCATCATCGGCGCAGTTGCTATACCCTTCTTGATACATGTTATGGCTGCTTACAGGATGTCATCCGCAGCCAAGTCTCTGGCCTTCGAGCTCAATATGACGCGCGTCCGAGCGGCTTCCAAATTCAACCTCGCCCGGTTGAGCTGCGACAACACGAGCGCCCCGGCGAGCTGCAAAATCGAACTTTGCAACGTGCAAGCTGGAAACGGCTTGTGCGATAACACCGCGTCGCCGGCATGGATATCCGATGGTGAGGCGCTGCCCCTTCCTGCGAACGTTTATTTTGGTTTTGGCTCGATCTCGAAAACTCCGACAGCAGCCCTGTCCGCGAATGCTGAGACTTACCAGATTGTGTTTAACTCCCGCGGCTTGCCCGTGGATATAACCGGGGCCAAGCAGATACCCAAGCCGGACTATGCACTTTACATAAGGGATGCGGCAAATCCTAATAATGACGACGCCACATACGCGGTTACGGTGGCAGCGTCGGGAGCGGTAAGCGTCTGGCAATATAGCTCCGCGAACAACGCCTGGGGGACCCGGTGAGAACAGTCATGCTATTAAACCCGATGTGTGGTAAGCACTCCGGGCGGGAGCACGGCACGACCATAATCGAAACTGTGATTGCAGCGGGAGTTCTTCTGACCTGTATCGCAGGCGTGCTCTCACTATTTACGCTGTCGACAGGATTGAACGCGGGCCACGGCGAAAACGCCACTCGCAACACCGAATTTGCTGCGGC encodes:
- a CDS encoding prepilin-type N-terminal cleavage/methylation domain-containing protein — encoded protein: MRDFGPLDSEVPWCFFRHRSVTGAERSARSAGFSLVEMMTVVVIIVIIGAVAIPFLIHVMAAYRMSSAAKSLAFELNMTRVRAASKFNLARLSCDNTSAPASCKIELCNVQAGNGLCDNTASPAWISDGEALPLPANVYFGFGSISKTPTAALSANAETYQIVFNSRGLPVDITGAKQIPKPDYALYIRDAANPNNDDATYAVTVAASGAVSVWQYSSANNAWGTR